In the Salvia miltiorrhiza cultivar Shanhuang (shh) chromosome 8, IMPLAD_Smil_shh, whole genome shotgun sequence genome, ATCTTCAATCTTATTAATCTTATTTATCACATCAAACCGGAGTTAATCTACACGTTTTTACATTATAACTACCGGTCAAAAAACAGCTGTCAAGTAAATAAAGAATTCTAATAATTGAGCAGACGACTTTGGTTTGTTTCCACACCGCGTTTACTCTTAACACTGCTTGAGTTGAAAGTTGCGCATAATTTGCAGAAATCGAGCTCAGATCTAAACACTTACCTCCGTTGACTGATTTGTTTTGGTAGAGATGGCAGCATACGCAGCTGTTGTTTCTCTCATGAATAATCTGGAGCAGATCGGGAATCATCCTCGCCTCTCCAGTTGTTTCGACGACAACCAGATCCAATCTCTTGGCGAAAAACTAGCTTTCTTGCTGGAATTCGTAGAGGGCGTCGGAATTGCAAGCGAAGAAGTTAAAGGTTTGGAGAGGCGAATCGCATCAGCTGCTCACGCAGCAGAGGATGTAATTGAATCGCGCGTAGTGGATCAAATTCATGCTGGATTCCAGGACAATGGTCCAATTTTCTCGATCGATTTGCAGATGATTATGCAAGGTATGAGTCTTATACAGGAAGAGGTTGCTAAGGTTGAAAAGGAGAGGCCATACCAAGTCCAGCAACCCACGCGACATTCTCGAGCCGGACGTTTTAGTTCTGAGAGGAACTTTATGTTGGGATTTGATGAAGTGCATCTTCAACTTTTGGATCGGCTGACTGGTGGTACACGTGATCGGAATATAATCCCAATTGTTGGTATGGGTGGCACTGGTAAGACTACGTTAGCTAAACATTGTTATGAACATCATCTCACTAAAGAACATTTCGATGTTCGTGCTTGGGCTAGTGTATCTCTAGATTACAACGTGAGAGGGcttctccttgaacttctttcTTGCTTAATAGGATCCACCAATAAAGTAGTTGAATCTACTGTAGACGAATTGGGTGAAGGGTTACACAAACATCTAACGCGTAGGAGATACTTAATTATACTAGATGATATGTGGAGTGTGGAATGctggaatcaaataaaatatttcttGCCGGACAATAACAATGGGAGTCGAATCATTATCACCACTAGGGACCTACGATTAGCTTATCAGTTTAGCTACGTCATGTCGGTGCACTCTTTAAGTGTGGAGGATACTTGGATACTATTATGTCATAATGTATTTGGTCATGAAGATTGTCCTCGTGAATTAAAAGATATTGGAAAGATTATTGCTGAACACTGCCAGGGACTCCCTTTAGCAGTTACTTTGGTCGGGGCGATACTTAGAGAATCATCTATGACGAGAGAATACTGGGAGCATGTTGCACAAAATATTGGTTCAAGGCTgaatcatgatatggatgatgGATTGCGTGCCATATTAATGTTGTCTTATAATGCTTTGCCTGCTTATTTGAAGCCTTGTTTTCTTTACTTGGGAATATTTCCTGCGGACCAGGAGTTTAGTGTTTCCCGGATCATTAAACTTTGGGTTGGTGAGGGATTCCTAAAACCACATGTAGGCCGAACGTTAGAAGATGTTGCTGAGGGTTACATGAAGGAGCTCATTGATAGGAGCCTCATTGTTGTCTCCACTAGAGGATTAAATGGGAAGCCTAAAAACTGCATACTTCTTGATCCTGTGAGAGAGTTATGTTTAAGGATTGTGTACATGGAGAAGTTTCTTTCTTTCGTGGGGACAGGTAGTACTCCGGCAGGCACAAATAGCGAGCGTCATTATGTAGCTCTTGACAGTATTGCGGATAAGCATAAAGATCCACAATTCTTTCATGCTATGGAATCATCATTACTAGCCCGCACTCTGATATGTGAAAGTCCAGCTCTGCTGTCATGTAAATCAAGACTGTTGAGAGTAGTGACTGAGGTTTATAGTGATTCACTAGAAACTACTCTTCAACAAGTCAACTTGCGGTTCCTTGCCTTTGAATCTATATGTGCTCCGATTGGTTGGATCCGGACTTACGAGCTTCCTTCATCTATATCTCTGCTGTGGAATGTGCAGACGTTAATAATGGACGGAAACATTGAGGAAGTTGTTGCACCATCTGAAATTTGGGAGATGCCACAACTTAGGCATCTTTGTTTCAACAGGATTCGCCTGCCTGAACCTCCTGcaagtgatgatgatgatctcGTAGTTCTACGAAACCTACAAACACTCAGAACGGCACTGGATTTCAACTGTAGTGAAGAGGTCTGTAAGAGAATGCCAAACATTAGGAAGCTTGGAATCTTTTATGATGATTTCTCAGGGGAAGGTCAGAATAATTCTTGGTACTGCATCGATCATGTTGGTTACTTTGCCGAGCTGGAATCACTAAGCTGCTGTTTCCATAGAGTGCCAGATCGGGATGATT is a window encoding:
- the LOC130998719 gene encoding putative late blight resistance protein homolog R1B-16, which encodes MAAYAAVVSLMNNLEQIGNHPRLSSCFDDNQIQSLGEKLAFLLEFVEGVGIASEEVKGLERRIASAAHAAEDVIESRVVDQIHAGFQDNGPIFSIDLQMIMQGMSLIQEEVAKVEKERPYQVQQPTRHSRAGRFSSERNFMLGFDEVHLQLLDRLTGGTRDRNIIPIVGMGGTGKTTLAKHCYEHHLTKEHFDVRAWASVSLDYNVRGLLLELLSCLIGSTNKVVESTVDELGEGLHKHLTRRRYLIILDDMWSVECWNQIKYFLPDNNNGSRIIITTRDLRLAYQFSYVMSVHSLSVEDTWILLCHNVFGHEDCPRELKDIGKIIAEHCQGLPLAVTLVGAILRESSMTREYWEHVAQNIGSRLNHDMDDGLRAILMLSYNALPAYLKPCFLYLGIFPADQEFSVSRIIKLWVGEGFLKPHVGRTLEDVAEGYMKELIDRSLIVVSTRGLNGKPKNCILLDPVRELCLRIVYMEKFLSFVGTGSTPAGTNSERHYVALDSIADKHKDPQFFHAMESSLLARTLICESPALLSCKSRLLRVVTEVYSDSLETTLQQVNLRFLAFESICAPIGWIRTYELPSSISLLWNVQTLIMDGNIEEVVAPSEIWEMPQLRHLCFNRIRLPEPPASDDDDLVVLRNLQTLRTALDFNCSEEVCKRMPNIRKLGIFYDDFSGEGQNNSWYCIDHVGYFAELESLSCCFHRVPDRDDLVQNLKFPISLRKLILQDCELHWDDLSVIGSSLPNLEVLKLKCQSVRGAKWETVEGEFPSLRILEIDSCYLIYWFSESSHFPRLEKLVLRRLYRLNEIPSEIGYAAILGNISVFECSISAAISAARRLKKDCVIRVGFRKEKEVAEFRAKLELEGLRSYGLQIDEL